A stretch of Lactuca sativa cultivar Salinas chromosome 6, Lsat_Salinas_v11, whole genome shotgun sequence DNA encodes these proteins:
- the LOC111908491 gene encoding uncharacterized protein LOC111908491: MLDEADKELWSGCKKVTQLSIVARLSNIKLEYHIPEKSYDAIFHVINDVLPEENSMVGSLYESKKLIQVLRLPEEMIKCCRFGCMIYWRGDKDLYRSKFCNADRYKRSKNLARCSRVSYKRIHHFPLTPRLKRLYASQATTASMQWHSEDHGHDAGVMCHPSDSGAWKHFDKIHPTFAAEIHNVRLGLSTNGFAPHREFGKKYSSWPIIITSYNLPLSMCMKEPYMFLTALVPGPSNPKHKIDVFLQPIVAELEQLLEEGVVTYDISLKQNSHLRVALMWTISDFPTHAMLSGWSTAGKLSCPHCRKHTQAFRLKNGNKMSWFDCHKIFLLVNYPYRKDKNKFNRNHEVTEDPPPGKNGEQTLREIEQFGLVKVTELNANDVSKACGDHG; encoded by the coding sequence ATGCTAGACGAAGCCGATAAAGAGTTGTGGTCTGGATGTAAAAAAGTCACACAACTATCTATCGTAGCTAGACTATCGAATATAAAATTAGAGTATCATATACCTGAAAAAAGTTACGATGCTATCTTCCATGTGATAAATGATGTGTTACCGGAGGAGAATAGTATGGTAGGTAGTTTATACGAGAGCAAAAAGTTAATACAAGTACTACGTTTGCCTGAGGAGATGATTAAGTGTTGTAGGTTTGGATGTATGATATATTGGAGGGGAGACAAAGATCTTTATCGGAGCAAATTCTGCAATGCAGATAGGTACAAACGGTCAAAAAATTTGGCCAGATGTTCTCGCGTATCCTATAAGAGAATACATCACTTTCCATTGACTCCAAGGTTGAAGAGACTGTATGCTTCACAAGCCACAACCGCTTCCATGCAATGGCACTCAGAGGATCATGGACATGATGCTGGAGTAATGTGTCATCCATCTGATTCAGGAGCTTGGAAGCACTTTGACAAAATCCATCCTACATTTGCAGCAGAAATACATAATGTTAGATTAGGCCTAAGTACAAATGGGTTTGCACCACACAGAGAATTTGGAAAAAAATATTCATCTTGGCCTATTATTATAACATCTTATAATTTGCCACTATCTATGTGTATGAAAGAGCCTTACATGTTTTTGACCGCACTTGTGCCAGGACCTTCAAACCCTAAGCATAAAATAGATGTATTTTTGCAACCAATAGTTGCAGAATTGGAGCAGTTATTGGAAGAAGGCGTAGTAACATATGATATATCTTTAAAACAAAATTCCCATTTACGAGTAGCTTTAATGTGGACAATAAGTGATTTTCCAACACATGCAATGTTGTCAGGATGGTCTACAGCAGGTAAACTATCATGTCCACATTGTAGGAAACATACACAAGCATTCAGACTGAAGAATGGTAATAAGATGTCATGGTTTGACTGCCATAAAATATTTCTACTGGTAAATTACCCATAtagaaaggataaaaataagttcaATAGGAATCATGAAGTGACAGAAGATCCTCCTCCAGGTAAGAATGGTGAACAAACTTTAAGGGAAATTGAACAATTCGGTTTGGTAAAAGTGACCGAACTAAATGCTAATGATGTAAGCAAAGCATGTGGCGATCATGGTTAG
- the LOC111908492 gene encoding protein SMAX1-LIKE 3 codes for MRAGGFTIQQALSSDAASIIKQAVTLARRRGHAQVTPLHVANTMLSSATGLLRTACLQSQSHSHPLQCKALELCFNVALNRLPTSSSSPMLGPNHSSQHPSISNALVAAFKRAQAHQRRGSIENQQQPLLAVKIELEQLIISILDDPSVSRVMREAGFSSTQVKNNVEQVVSLELSSQTPPPSASCNNIKSKNCSTIDNPHHNQDVMYVIDNLINMKRSRSLVVVGECVATIEGVVARIMEKVDKGDVPEALRDVKFISLPLFSFGKLSKGEVEQKLGELRTLVNGFLRRGVVLYLGDLKWITEYRTSSWGQGRGYYCPVEHMIMELGRLLCGINEEISGKLWVMGISSFQTYMKCRNGNPSLEIIWKLHPLTIPAGSLSLSLVPHSDMQSECGSKNGDNGGSRLMLENVEEKQLTCCVDCSLNFENEAKSSRSSSLPSWLADEKIVVNNHDQEFVSIKELSKKWNSICTSVHRNKPLFQRSLSFSSVSPSSPASCFTYNQENPNSNRTSIDRQLWDFTALEKNIESHVEVDTRQRFPSNVNSTPNSVSSSDVMEVDYIQKFKEFNGENLKILCNSLEDKVPWQKDIVPDIASTILKCRSGMVRRKDKINNNDTKEETWFCFQGIDSHIKGRIARELAKVVFGSHSSFIEIALSNFSSSPRVDTTDEPRNKRSRDEQSCSYLERFAEAVSANPHRVFLVEDVEQADYCSQMGIKKAIERGKLIHPKGEEVSFFDAIIVLSCESFSSISRTCSPPVKQKVQEEEEDEEEGSPCGSLDLNISFDEDHDEQSMSMDDIGLLESVDKCINFNSQDLSL; via the exons ATGAGAGCAGGTGGTTTCACTATCCAACAAGCTTTAAGTTCAGATGCCGCAAGCATCATAAAACAGGCAGTCACTCTGGCACGCCGCCGTGGGCATGCTCAGGTAACCCCTCTTCATGTGGCGAACACCATGCTCTCCTCCGCCACCGGCCTCCTCCGAACAGCCTGCCTCCAATCCCAATCCCATTCTCATCCTCTCCAGTGTAAAGCTCTTGAGCTTTGCTTTAACGTCGCTCTCAATCGTCTTCCTACTTCTTCATCCAGTCCTATGTTAGGCCCCAATCACTCATCCCAACACCCATCGATTTCAAATGCACTCGTGGCAGCGTTCAAGCGCGCACAGGCTCATCAGAGGCGTGGATCCATTGAGAACCAACAACAACCGTTACTTGCTGTAAAGATTGAACTTGAACAGCTTATCATATCGATTTTAGATGACCCAAGTGTCAGCAGGGTGATGCGAGAGGCTGGATTTTCGAGTACACAAGTGAAAAACAATGTAGAACAAGTTGTTTCTCTAGAGTTATCCTCTCAAACACCTCCTCCTTCCGCTTCATGTAATAACATCAAGTCCAAGAACTGTAGTACTATCGACAATCCACATCATAATCAGGATGTGATGTATGTAATAGACAATCTAATAAACATGAAGCGATCTCGAAGCCTTGTGGTTGTAGGTGAGTGCGTTGCTACGATAGAAGGTGTAGTAGCGAGAATCATGGAGAAGGTTGATAAAGGAGACGTTCCTGAGGCACTAAGAGATGTTAAGTTTATAAGTCTCCCTCTCTTCTCTTTTGGTAAACTCTCCAAAGGAGAAGTTGAACAAAAGCTTGGAGAGCTAAGGACCCTAGTAAATGGGTTTTTGAGAAGAGGGGTTGTGCTTTACTTAGGAGATCTTAAATGGATTACTGAGTATAGAACCAGTTCATGGGGTCAAGGAAGGGGATACTATTGTCCTGTTGAGCACATGATTATGGAGTTAGGAAGATTACTTTGTGGTATTAATGAAGAGATTAGTGGAAAGCTTTGGGTAATGGGGATTTCATCATTTCAAACATACATGAAGTGTAGAAATGGAAACCCTTCTCTTGAAATTATTTGGAAGCTCCATCCGCTTACAATCCCAGCTGGAAGCTTAAGCTTGAGTCTTGTTCCACATAG CGATATGCAAAGTGAGTGTGGGAGCAAGAATGGCGACAATGGAGGTAGTCGACTGATGCTTGAAAATGTAGAGGAGAAGCAACTTACATGTTGCGTGGATTGCTCTTTGAATTTCGAGAATGAAGCTAAAAGTTCACGATCCTCAAGCCTCCCTTCATGGCTCGCTGATGAGAAAATAGTAGTCAATAATCATGATCAG GAATTTGTTTCCATAAAAGAATTGTCCAAGAAGTGGAACTCAATCTGCACTTCAGTTCATAGGAACAAACCCTTGTTTCAGAGAAGCTTAAGCTTCTCTTCAGTTTCACCATCTTCACCAGCTTCTTGCTTTACCTACaatcaagaaaaccctaattccaacCGAACCTCAATCGATCGTCAACTTTGGGATTTTACAGCGTTAGAGAAAAACATCGAATCACATGTGGAGGTAGACACTAGACAAAGATTTCCATCAAACGTTAATTCCACTCCGAATTCAGTTTCTTCTAGTGATGTTATGGAGGTGGACTACATTcaaaagttcaaggagttcaaCGGAGAAAATTTAAAAATCTTATGCAATTCATTAGAAGATAAGGTACCATGGCAAAAGGACATTGTTCCTGATATTGCGAGTACTATACTAAAATGCAGATCAGGAATGGTGAGAAGAAAAGACAAGATAAACAACAATGACACCAAAGAAGAGACATGGTTTTGCTTTCAAGGTATTGATTCACATATAAAAGGAAGAATTGCTAGAGAATTAGCGAAGGTTGTTTTTGGGTCGCATTCAAGTTTCATAGAAATTGCTTTAAGCAACTTTTCATCATCTCCGAGAGTGGACACAACTGATGAACCAAGAAACAAGAGGTCAAGAGATGAACAAAGTTGTAGTTATCTTGAAAGGTTTGCTGAAGCAGTGTCTGCGAATCCTCATAGAGTGTTTTTGGTGGAGGATGTAGAACAAGCGGATTATTGCTCTCAAATGGGGATCAAAAAAGCTATTGAAAGAGGGAAACTAATACATCCTAAAGGTGAAGAAGTTAGTTTTTTTGATGCGATAATTGTGTTGAGTTGTGAAAGCTTTAGCTCTATATCAAGAACATGCTCTCCACCAGTGAAGCAGAAAgtacaagaggaagaagaagatgaagaagaaggaagcccTTGTGGATCTTTGGATTTGAATATTTCATTTGATGAAGATCATGACGAACAATCCATGTCCATGGATGATATAGGGTTACTTGAATCTGTAGACAAATGTATCAATTTCAACAGTCAAGATTTGTCACTgtaa